A window of Aeromicrobium duanguangcaii genomic DNA:
CGAGCGCGCCTGGCTCAAGGGCAGCGGAGGCGTCACCTACGTCATCGCGCCGACTGCCAAGCGCCTGAAGTTCTGACCCGCGACTAGGGTGCTGACGTGAGCGTTCCCCGGGTCGGCATCGGCACCGACGTCCACCAACTCGTCGACGGTCGTCCCCTGTGGGTCGCCGGCCTGCACTGGCCCGATGCTCCCCGCGGACTCGAGGGCCACTCCGACGGCGACTGCGTCGCCCACGCGATGGTCGACGCGGTGCTCACCGCCGCGGGGCTGGGCGACATCGGCAGCCGTTTCGGCACGGCCGACCCGCGCTACGCCGGCGCCTCCGGCCTGGAGTTCCTGCGCGGGACCGCCGAGCTGGTGCGCGGGGCCGGCTTGGTCGTGGGCAACGTCAGCGTCCAGCTGATCGGCAACGAGCCGCGTCTCTCGGGACGCCGGGACGAGGCCGTGCACGTGCTCTCCGAGGCCATCGGAGCCCCGGTGTCGCTCTCGGGCACCACGACCGACGGCCTGGGCCTGACCGGACGCGGCGAGGGCATCGCCGCGATCGCCGTCGCCCTCGTCGTCTGACGGAGTCCCGCTCGACCCGGCCCTTACCCCCTCCCCCTTTCAACTTTTGGAACTGGATCCACGTCGAAT
This region includes:
- the ispF gene encoding 2-C-methyl-D-erythritol 2,4-cyclodiphosphate synthase, with translation MSVPRVGIGTDVHQLVDGRPLWVAGLHWPDAPRGLEGHSDGDCVAHAMVDAVLTAAGLGDIGSRFGTADPRYAGASGLEFLRGTAELVRGAGLVVGNVSVQLIGNEPRLSGRRDEAVHVLSEAIGAPVSLSGTTTDGLGLTGRGEGIAAIAVALVV